In Deltaproteobacteria bacterium, a genomic segment contains:
- the grxD gene encoding Grx4 family monothiol glutaredoxin — translation MQLDPAVRSRLEGLIASERVVLFMKGVRGAPQCGFSATVCRILDSLIPEYATVNVLADAALRDGIKQFSSWPTIPQLYVGGEFIGGCDIVQEMLADGSLYDALGVPKPVIEIPEITLTDAAADSLRKMASRSAGPLHIAIDAQFQHSLYFGPSEPGAISLTANGVAIEIDPLSAPRANGLTLDAEARAEGPAFRIDNPNAPKSAEVRQMSVAELAQRLRSGERMGLFDVRTPEERAVAHIEGARLLDSDVAAQLEQLDKATLLVFHCHHGGRSQRAAEHFAALGFTNVWNVAGGIDAWSQEVDPNVPRY, via the coding sequence ATGCAGCTCGATCCCGCCGTCCGCTCGCGCCTCGAAGGACTGATCGCCTCTGAGCGCGTCGTGCTCTTCATGAAGGGCGTGCGTGGCGCGCCGCAGTGCGGATTCAGCGCGACGGTGTGCCGCATCCTCGACAGCCTGATCCCCGAGTACGCCACGGTGAACGTGCTCGCGGACGCCGCGCTGCGCGACGGCATCAAGCAGTTCTCGTCGTGGCCGACGATTCCGCAGCTCTACGTCGGCGGTGAGTTCATCGGCGGCTGCGACATCGTGCAGGAGATGCTCGCGGACGGATCCCTCTACGACGCGCTCGGGGTGCCGAAGCCGGTGATCGAGATTCCCGAGATCACGCTGACCGACGCGGCCGCGGACTCGCTGCGCAAGATGGCGTCGCGCTCGGCGGGCCCGCTGCACATCGCGATCGACGCGCAGTTCCAGCACAGCCTCTACTTCGGCCCGAGCGAGCCGGGCGCGATCTCACTCACGGCGAACGGCGTTGCGATCGAGATCGATCCGCTGAGCGCGCCCCGCGCGAACGGCCTCACGCTCGACGCGGAGGCGCGCGCCGAGGGCCCCGCGTTCCGCATCGACAATCCGAACGCACCGAAGAGCGCCGAAGTGCGCCAGATGAGCGTGGCGGAGCTCGCGCAGCGCCTGCGCTCCGGCGAGCGCATGGGGCTCTTCGACGTGCGCACGCCGGAGGAGCGCGCGGTCGCGCACATCGAGGGCGCGCGGCTGCTGGACAGCGACGTCGCCGCGCAGCTCGAGCAGCTCGACAAGGCCACGCTGCTCGTCTTCCACTGCCACCACGGCGGCCGCAGCCAGCGCGCCGCCGAGCACTTCGCCGCGCTCGGCTTCACGAACGTGTGGAACGTGGCGGGCGGCATCGACGCGTGGTCGCAGGAAGTCGACCCGAACGTCCCTCGTTACTAG